In Anaeromyxobacter diazotrophicus, the sequence GGCCACGCTCGCCCACTACGAGCGCGGCGAGGCGGAGGAGCGGGTCCCGGTCTGGCGCGCCATCGCGCAGCCGCCCGCCGCGCTCGAGGCGCGGGCGCGCGGCTGGCTCGTCGCGCTGGGCGACCTCGCGCCCGGCGCGACGGTGAAGGAGAGCACCTCGGCGGTGGGCGGCGGCTCCCTCCCCGAGGTGACGCTCCCGACGCGGGTGCTCGCCCTCCCCTCCCGCGCGCCCGACGCGCTGGCGGCGCGGCTCCGGCGCGGCGACCCGGCGGTGGTGGGGCGCATCGAGGAGGGCGCGCTCGTCCTCGATCCACGCGCGGTGGCGCCGGGCGAGGACGAGCTCCTGGTGCGGGCGGTGCGGGCGGCGCTCGCGGCGGGGACCTAGTCCGCCGGTCACGGGTCGATGGCGAAGTTCGCCGTCCCGTTCCCGCTCGCCTCGTCCGCGGCATAGACGTTCTTGGGGTTCCCCGTCGCCTGCGCGATCCCGTAGCGGAGCTCGCCGTCGGCGGTGTTGCCGACCACCACGTTGTGGGTCGCGCCGGTGGTCGGCTCGGAGATCCCGGGGCCGCCGAGGCCGCAGTTGCACCCGTCCTTGCACCCGATGTTGATGCCGTCGGAGGTGACGGGCGGGGTGGCGGTGGCGCTCACCTCGTTCTTCAGGATGAGGTTGTGGGTCGAGGCGCCCATGACGAGGATGTCGACCGACGGCTTGTCCTTGAAGATCGAGATGAACGAGTCCTGCACGGAGTTGAACGCGATCGTGTTCCGGCTGGCGTCGACGAGCCGGATGCCCGTGCACTGGCTGCGAAGCACCTCGCTCCGCGTGAGGGTGTTGTCGTTCGACGCGAAGAGCAGGATCCCGGCCGCCGGCCCGATGCCGTTCGTGTCGTCGGCGACGAGCTGGTCGTAGTGGTTGCCGTTCGAGGTGTCGGAGGAGACGCCGAACACCGCGTTGCCGCTCACGTCGGTCGTCGCGATGGCGTTCCCGTCGGAGTGGTCGAGGTAGATCCCGATGTTGCTCCCGGTCGCCCGGAGGTCGCTCAGGTGGTGGCCGCCGCCGCCGGAGAGCAGGATGGCCCGCTCGGCGTTCTTGGCCGTGCCGTGAGCGAGGCTCGCCCCGGTACCGGTGAGCTCGATGCTGACGCCGGAGCCGGCGATGCTCATCGCCACGCTGTGGCCGCCCAGGTCGAGCGCCGCGCCGCTCTGGAGCGTGATCCCCACGCCGGACCCGGAGTTGCTGGGGCAGACGAGGTCCGTCTCGAGGAGCCAGGCGCCGGCGGAGAGCGTGTCGCCGCACTGGATGCTGGACGCGGCGCCGCGCGCCGGCAGCGCGGACGCGAAGGCGGCGAGGGCGGCCCACGCCCATCGCCGAGGAAGGGTGGTCTTGCGGAACGTCATGCGCGTCTCCTTCGCCGCACCCGAGCGGCTCGACCTCGAGAGGGCAGGAACCTGCTCGGGTGGAGAGGCGCCGTCAGCGCCCGGGCTGGGCGCCCCGCGCGGCGGAACCCGGACACAGGTGCTCGGCTTGCACGCGCCTGGCGGGCAGCCCGGGTTTCCTTGGCGTGCGGGGCGCGCCGGCGCGTAGAATCGGCGCATGCTCCCTGCCTTGCTCGCGCTGGCCCTCTCCGCCACGGCCTCCACCAAGCTCGGAGTGTACGTGGCCGGCTCCGCCGCTCCGGCCCCCGCGCTGCTCGCCGGGCCGGGGTGCCCGGAAGTGGCGGTGTTCCCCCTGCCGGGCGACGGCGCCGCTGCGGCGCAGGTCCCGGCGCTTCGCACGGCCTGCCCGCAGACGGTGGTCGCGTTCCAGGTCGGGGGCACGGGCAGCGCGCTCTCGGCGCTCGTCGCGACCCAGGGCACCGACTGGAGCCAGACCTGGCAGCCCCAGCTCGCGGCGGCTGGTGCGAGGTCGGGCGACTGGGTGGAGGGCCCGACCGAGATCTCGGGTGGGACCGCGACGGAGCTCGCCAACTACTGGACGCAGCTCGCCACGGCCGTGAACAACGGCGGCTTCCACCCCGTCGTCGGCGGCCTCGCCCCCGGCGCGCCGCCGACCGTGCTGCTGGGCGACGGCGGCACCGAGCCCGTGATCTGCGAGACGCTGCGCAGGATGGCCACCGCCGGGATCGCCACCTGGGCCTGGAGCCAGCACGCGCTCGCGGCGACGCTCGACCAGTCGGCGCAGAGCGCGGCGCTCACCTACCGCACCATCGCCGACCAGTGCGCCGCGAACGGCGCGCCCGCGGGCGCGAACATCTTTCTCACCCAGGCCGGCCGCACCGCCGGGGCGTGGCAGACCTCCGACCTGACCTGGCTCGCCTGGTTCGACTTCCAGCTCGCGCAGGATCCCGCGGTCCTCGGGGCGGCGCTCTTCGAGGCAGGGGGCAGCGATCGCTCGCTCGCGCCCATCGCGACGCAGCTCGAGGCCTATCTCCAGAACCCGGCCCCCTCCGACGGGGGCACGGACGGCGGCACCGACGGGGGGACCGACGGCGGCACGCCAGGTGGCACGACCCCCGGCGGCAACGGCGCCCCGGGCGGCCTCGGCACCCCGCCCGGCGCGAGCTGCGCCACCGCCGGCGCCGGGTTCGCGGTGCTGGCGCTCCTCCCGCCGCTCCTCCTCGCGCGCCGCCGCCGCCGTCAGGGCGTGAAGCGGTAGCCGTACCCCCGCACCGTCTCCAGGTGCCGCGGGTGCTCGGCGTCGTCGCCGAGGTGGGCGCGCAGCCGGCCCACGAAGTTGTCGACCGTCCGCGCGGTGCCGCTGTAGCGCGCGCCCCACACCGCCTGCATGAGCTGCTCGCGCGAGTAGACGCGGCCGGGGTGCGCGACGAAGAAGGCGAGCAGGTCGAACTCGCGCGCGGTGAGCCCCACCGGCTCGCCGCGGACCGTCAGCCGGCGTGCCACCAGGTCCACCTCGACCTCGCCGAACCGGCGCGGACCGGCCTCCTCCGGCTCGCGCGGGCCGCGCCGTCGGAGCGCCGCGGCGATCCGGGCGAGCAGCTCCTTGAGCGAGAACGGCTTCACCACGTAGTCGTCGGCGCCGAGCTGGAGCCCGGTCACCTTGTCCGCCTCCTGCCCCTTGGCGGACAGGATGAGGATGGGCGTCTCGCGGTCGCTCTCCCGGAGCGCGCGGATGACGTCGAGGCCGCCCATCTTCGGGAGCATGACGTCCACCAGGAGGAGGTCCGGGCTCTCGCTCTTCGCGAGCGCGAGGCCGGTCTCCCCGTCCATGGCCGAGCGGACGGCGTACCCCTCCATGGAGAGGTTGAGCTGCAGCCCGCGGAGGATGGAGGGGTCGTCCTCGATCACCAGGATCTTGCCCTTCACCGCGCCACCTCCTCGGCCGGCAGCGCGATGGTGAAGGCGGCGCCGTGGCCGGGCTGGGAGGAGACGCTCACCTTCCCGCCGTGCGCCTTCACGATGTGCTTCACCATCGACAGGCCGAGCCCGGAGCCCTCGATGGTGCGGTCCAGCGCGTCCTTGGCCCGGTAGAACTTCTCGAAGATGCGCTTCTGGTCCGGCGCGGCGATGCCGGGGCCGTTGTCGGCCACGGTGAGCAGCACCGTCCCGTTCGCGGCCCGCGCCGAGACGGCGATCTTCTTGTCGGGCCCGGTGTACTTGTAGGCGTTGTGGAGCAGGTTGAGCAGCGCGTCGCCCAGCGCCGCCGGGTCCACCCGCACGCGCGGCAGCCCGGGCGGCACGTCCCGCGTCACCTCGGCCGGGTGGTGCAGGCGCAGCGGCTCGAGCGCCGCCACCGCCTGGTCGACGAGGACCCCCACCTCGCACGGCTCGAGCTTGTAGCTGCGCCGGCCCGACTCCATCCGCGCCCAGTCGAGGAGCCGGTTGATGAGGTCGGAGAGCCGCGCCACCTCGTCGGAGATGATCTCGAGCGCCTCCGCCTGGCGCGCCGGGTCCTGCAGCCGGCCCATCTGCAGCGTCTCCACGAACATGCGGATGCTGGTGAGCGGCGTGCGCAGGTCGTGCGACACCTTGTTGACGAAGTCGGTCTGGAGCCGCGCCAGCCGCGACTCGCGGTAGATGACGCCCAGGGTGGCGGCGGTGCCGATGATGGTGGTCGCGACCAGCGCGACGATGAGCGTGCCGAAGACGTAGTCGCGCGCCGCCGAGCCGAAGACGAGGATCAGGATCCCGACCGACAGCATGAGCGCCGCCGGCACGAAGACGAACCCGATCATGAGCGGGAGGACGCGGCGGAGCTTCACGGCGCCATCTTAGCGAGCGCCCGGCCGGACCGCCCGCGCCGCGAAAAGAAAGAGGGCGCGGCCGGGTGGCCACGCCCTCGGAGAGACGGTGCGTCCTGCGGCCGCTACGGGGAGACGGGCGTGCAGAACGGCGGGCAGATCTGCCCGTCCATGTGGAGCTTGGGGTCGACCGTGAAGGGCGAGTAGCCCGCCGGGTGGCAGGCGAAGGCGGGGTTCGTCGACGTCCCGCACCCCTGGGTGGCCTTGTCGATCTTCACGTGGACCGGGCTGGGGGGCGGCAGGTCGTGGCAGGCGCCACAGACGATCGCCTCGTTGCCCTGCGACCACTTCGGCGCCACGACCGGGTTGGCCTTCCAGCCGGGCGTGCCGCCGTGGCAGTACGTGTTGGAGCAGGTCTGGGTGGCCGGGTCGTAGGCGGGCGCGAGGCCGTTCTTCTTCGCCCGCGCGCCGAACGCGATGGTCACCTGGTTGTCGAGGTGGCCGGCCGCGTCGACCGTGGCCGGCACGACGTGGCACTGGTCACAGCTCACGGCCACGCCCAGCGCGCCACCGGTGAGGTGGATGGCGTGGGCGCCGATGGCGGTGGCGGCCGGATCGCCTGCGGTCCGGCCGTTGACGTCGGTGCCCCCGTTGAACCCGGGGGCGGCGTGCGGATCGCCCGGCTCGATGCCGGGGCTGCGATCGCCGTGGCAGGTGGCGCAGGAGGTGGTCGCCTCGGCCGTCACCGGCTCGCGAGCGCTGCCGCAGCCGGCGATGGACGCGAGCAGCGCGGCCGCGACCGGAGCTCCGAGGTAGACGGCGAATCGCCGTGTCATGTGCATCCTCCGGAAGTCTTGGAAAAAGGGCGGACCCCCGTCACAGGGGTCCGCCCATGCAGTTTACACCGGGACGTCAGGTCCTCCCCGGTGCTTTCGGACTACCGGTGCACGTCGGCGATGGCGGCGATCTTGCCGGCCCCATGGCAGAGGAGGCAGGACTCGCCGACGCCCGTAGCCACCTGCTGCGTCAGCACCGAGCGCGGCGAGTAGAACAGACCGCCGTTGCCGACCATGTGGCCCTTCGCAGCCGGGCTGTCGTGGCAGGCCACGCAGGCGGCGGTGATGGGCGAGGTCACGAGCGTCGTCGCCGCAGCGTTCGTGATGATGCTGTTGGCCTTGTCGATGGAGAAGCCCGACCCGTAGACCGTGCCGGCCGTCTGCGCGATGTACGGCGAGCTCGAGAACGTCGGCGCGGCGGTCGTGCCGGTGGCAGCCGTGCTCGAGAGCAGGTTCGGGAGCGCAGCAGCGGACGCCGCGGCGCTGAAGTCGTACGTGTGCGTCCCGTCCGCCGGCGTGGCGTGGCAGGCATCACAGTAGTTGTGCTGGCCGGGGAAGGTGATGTCCCAGTACCCCTCGGTGGCGCTGACCGCGTGCCAGCCGAACGGAACCGTGCGGATGCCGCTGCCGCCCGCGACGGGCGTGCCGTCCGGCAGCTTGGTGGAGGCGTCCAGACCAGCGTGCAGCGCGTGAATGAAATCCTTCGCGTTGCCCGCCCACCCGGAGTTGACCTGGTTGACGTTGTGGCAGAAGGAGCAGGTCGGGCCGTCGTTGCGCTGACCAGCGTGGAACGTCGGCGCCGCCCCGAGCTGCACGTGGCAGTTCTTGCACTTGGCGTTGTCGACGACGGCGCGGCGGGGAGCGTAAGCCTTGCCGGAGGCGTCGACGCCCGTCCTCCAGACGTCGGGGGCCACGTTGACGAGGCCGCCGATCTTGGTGGCCGAGTTGTAGCTGTACGACGCGAGGTTGGTCTGGGTGAGCGGCTGGGTGGTCTGCAGGCCGTACGTATAGCCAACGCCACCCGTGAGCATCACCGCCTTATCCGGGATGACCGCGCCCACCTGGCAGGCCGCCGTCGTGCAGTTGCACGGAGCGGCCGAGGTGCAGGCCACGCCATTCTGCGTTCCGGTCTTGAGCGAGGTCGTGGTGGTGTCCACGCTCTTCGGCCCGACGCCCAGCGTGATCGTGTAGAAGCCGCTCGAGTCAGGACCCGTCATCGTGCCGGAGCTGGCGCCCGCGGCGTTCCCATTCCAGACGGCCTTGATGTAGGCGCTCTGGGACGCGTTGAAGTCGGCCGGGGCGGTGATCCCGTCCTGCGGCACGCCGTACGCGAAGTACACGCTGGGCGAGCCGACGAAGTTGTCCATGAGCTCCGTCTTGGCGCCGAAGGTATTGAAGACGACGTCGGACGGGGCCGCGCCGTTGAGCGACTGCTGGAACTTGAAGACGATCTGCGGGCGGAGGACGTTCGGGGTCACGGACGTGTCCTTGAACGCGGACACGCTCTTCACGACGTAGGTGACCTGGATGGAACCGGCCGGGACCGCGCCGGCAGCAGGCAGGAAGCCCGCATTGGTGTTGTTGTTGCCGGAGTTGAAGCAGGGCGCCGCGACCGTGCAGGTGCAGGGAGCCGCCGCGGAGCAGGCGTTGCCGAAGAAGTCGGCGCCCGTCGTGGACGTCCCCGTGGTCACCGGGAAGTTGTAGGTGCTGCCGCTATCCGGCGGGACGACCGCGACGTGGAAGTCACCGATGAAGCCAGCGCCGCCCGCGACGTGGCAGCCCTTGCAGGAGGTGTCGTCGGTGTTGGCGCCGGCGGCGTGGGCGCACTGCAGCCAGTTGCCATTGGCGTCCACCGCCTCGTTGCCGGCCGTGTCGACGCACGCGGGGAGGCCGGCCACCTTCGCCGGATCGAACACCACGTAGTCGTGGCAGGAGCCGCAGACCGCGCGGCTGGCGGTGGTCTTGGCCTGCGCGCCCTGGGCCGCGTCCTTGTGGCACGCGTCGCAGTTCCGGAGGTCCTGCGGGTAGGTCACGTCGGAGATGCCGTGGAACGAGTTCGGGAGGCAGGGGGCGGCGACCGTGCAGGTGCAGGGGGCCTTCGTCGTGCAGGCGGTGGCGCCCTGGTAGCCGGTCGTCTGCGTCCCGGTGGTGATCTTGAGGAGCAGCTCCTTCGACGCGTGGATGCGGTGGACGAAGATGCCCGAGAAGGCGGCCGGCGTCGTGCCGTCGCTCACCGTGGCGGTGCTCTTCCGGTCGATGGCGTGGCAGACGTCGCAGTACGCGGCCTCGACCCGCGTGCCGTTGTGGAAGGCGTTCGTCGTCAGGCTCTCGGGCTTGAACGCGTTGTGGCACTTGCTGCAGGCCGCCGTCGAGGCGACCTGGCGCTTGAGCGGCGTGGCCGAGGGGTTGCCCGGGACGAAGTCGTACTCGACGTTGACGGCCTTGAACCCGGCCGCGTCGGTGGTGTTGGTGGTGTTCGTCTGGCGGGCGGCCTCGATCCAGACCACGTAGGTGTCGGTGGCCTTCGGATCGACCTTCACCGCGCTCGCGAAGGTCCGCACGGTCTTGCCGGCGTTGCTGCCGGTGCCGTCGGCGTCGGCGAAGGGGCCGGCCGGGAAGGTGTAGGTGTAGTCACCGGCGCCCGAGCCGTTCTCGGCGAGGACGCCCGTGGTCGCGGGGGCGGCGGCGTTGGCGGCGATGGCGGTCGGGTTCAGCGTGGCCGCGCTGACGTCAGGAGGGGTGGTGCCCGGCGCGTACGCGACGCTCCCGGTCCTGGTGAGGACGCCGTACGGCGGCAGCGAGCCGTCGGCCGCCACGTTCACCTTGGACAGCGAGAACCGGGGATTGAAGGGGGCGTTGGTGGAGTACTTCCCGGCGAGGTCGACCGGGTTGCCCTGATCGTCCTTCGTCGTGAAGTTCACCGAGACCGACTGGTCGGCGTTGACGGTCACGCCCTTCACCGCGACCACGAGCCCGCTGGTGGTGAGCGGGAGGTTGACGGTGGTGTTGCTTCCCTGGCCCGGAGTACCGGCGGGGCCCGTGTCGCCCTTGCAGCCCGCGCCCGCGACCGCGATCGCGGCGAGCAGCGTCAGAGCTCTCTTCTGGAGTACGTTCATTTCCGTAGGTCTCCCGCTTGTGTGCGGATGGACAACCGTTTCAGTACTGCTGTCCCAGCCGGGTGGGCCTGTGCCAGAGCCGCGCCAGTTGATCGGCTCGTGACAGCGCGCGCCAGCTCTTCACGCGGCAGGGGAAGCGTTCCCCCGTCACGCGCGGGTAGCTTACGCGCCCTCGCCAGGGATGGGTCAATATTTCAGACGCGACCGCGGGGGGATGCGAAAGCCGCCTCGGGCTCGCCCCCGGGCCCGCCGACCAGCCGTAGATCCGGGCAGTTGTAGGTTACCCAGGCGACAGGTGATCCCCTGGCGCACGTGTGGCCGTGGGGGTCCTGGCGCACCCGGGGTGACCTCGACTGCGCCTTTTGCCCCATCCCATTTCAGGGGTCTGACGCAGGTCAAAAAAAAGGGCCTGCTGGCGTCCCAGCAGGCCCCGATCCC encodes:
- a CDS encoding response regulator transcription factor, which translates into the protein MKGKILVIEDDPSILRGLQLNLSMEGYAVRSAMDGETGLALAKSESPDLLLVDVMLPKMGGLDVIRALRESDRETPILILSAKGQEADKVTGLQLGADDYVVKPFSLKELLARIAAALRRRGPREPEEAGPRRFGEVEVDLVARRLTVRGEPVGLTAREFDLLAFFVAHPGRVYSREQLMQAVWGARYSGTARTVDNFVGRLRAHLGDDAEHPRHLETVRGYGYRFTP
- a CDS encoding CxxxxCH/CxxCH domain c-type cytochrome; this encodes MTRRFAVYLGAPVAAALLASIAGCGSAREPVTAEATTSCATCHGDRSPGIEPGDPHAAPGFNGGTDVNGRTAGDPAATAIGAHAIHLTGGALGVAVSCDQCHVVPATVDAAGHLDNQVTIAFGARAKKNGLAPAYDPATQTCSNTYCHGGTPGWKANPVVAPKWSQGNEAIVCGACHDLPPPSPVHVKIDKATQGCGTSTNPAFACHPAGYSPFTVDPKLHMDGQICPPFCTPVSP
- a CDS encoding NosD domain-containing protein; this translates as MTFRKTTLPRRWAWAALAAFASALPARGAASSIQCGDTLSAGAWLLETDLVCPSNSGSGVGITLQSGAALDLGGHSVAMSIAGSGVSIELTGTGASLAHGTAKNAERAILLSGGGGHHLSDLRATGSNIGIYLDHSDGNAIATTDVSGNAVFGVSSDTSNGNHYDQLVADDTNGIGPAAGILLFASNDNTLTRSEVLRSQCTGIRLVDASRNTIAFNSVQDSFISIFKDKPSVDILVMGASTHNLILKNEVSATATPPVTSDGINIGCKDGCNCGLGGPGISEPTTGATHNVVVGNTADGELRYGIAQATGNPKNVYAADEASGNGTANFAIDP
- a CDS encoding sensor histidine kinase, encoding MKLRRVLPLMIGFVFVPAALMLSVGILILVFGSAARDYVFGTLIVALVATTIIGTAATLGVIYRESRLARLQTDFVNKVSHDLRTPLTSIRMFVETLQMGRLQDPARQAEALEIISDEVARLSDLINRLLDWARMESGRRSYKLEPCEVGVLVDQAVAALEPLRLHHPAEVTRDVPPGLPRVRVDPAALGDALLNLLHNAYKYTGPDKKIAVSARAANGTVLLTVADNGPGIAAPDQKRIFEKFYRAKDALDRTIEGSGLGLSMVKHIVKAHGGKVSVSSQPGHGAAFTIALPAEEVAR
- a CDS encoding OmcA/MtrC family decaheme c-type cytochrome, producing MNVLQKRALTLLAAIAVAGAGCKGDTGPAGTPGQGSNTTVNLPLTTSGLVVAVKGVTVNADQSVSVNFTTKDDQGNPVDLAGKYSTNAPFNPRFSLSKVNVAADGSLPPYGVLTRTGSVAYAPGTTPPDVSAATLNPTAIAANAAAPATTGVLAENGSGAGDYTYTFPAGPFADADGTGSNAGKTVRTFASAVKVDPKATDTYVVWIEAARQTNTTNTTDAAGFKAVNVEYDFVPGNPSATPLKRQVASTAACSKCHNAFKPESLTTNAFHNGTRVEAAYCDVCHAIDRKSTATVSDGTTPAAFSGIFVHRIHASKELLLKITTGTQTTGYQGATACTTKAPCTCTVAAPCLPNSFHGISDVTYPQDLRNCDACHKDAAQGAQAKTTASRAVCGSCHDYVVFDPAKVAGLPACVDTAGNEAVDANGNWLQCAHAAGANTDDTSCKGCHVAGGAGFIGDFHVAVVPPDSGSTYNFPVTTGTSTTGADFFGNACSAAAPCTCTVAAPCFNSGNNNTNAGFLPAAGAVPAGSIQVTYVVKSVSAFKDTSVTPNVLRPQIVFKFQQSLNGAAPSDVVFNTFGAKTELMDNFVGSPSVYFAYGVPQDGITAPADFNASQSAYIKAVWNGNAAGASSGTMTGPDSSGFYTITLGVGPKSVDTTTTSLKTGTQNGVACTSAAPCNCTTAACQVGAVIPDKAVMLTGGVGYTYGLQTTQPLTQTNLASYSYNSATKIGGLVNVAPDVWRTGVDASGKAYAPRRAVVDNAKCKNCHVQLGAAPTFHAGQRNDGPTCSFCHNVNQVNSGWAGNAKDFIHALHAGLDASTKLPDGTPVAGGSGIRTVPFGWHAVSATEGYWDITFPGQHNYCDACHATPADGTHTYDFSAAASAAALPNLLSSTAATGTTAAPTFSSSPYIAQTAGTVYGSGFSIDKANSIITNAAATTLVTSPITAACVACHDSPAAKGHMVGNGGLFYSPRSVLTQQVATGVGESCLLCHGAGKIAAIADVHR